A genomic segment from Corythoichthys intestinalis isolate RoL2023-P3 chromosome 2, ASM3026506v1, whole genome shotgun sequence encodes:
- the LOC130912405 gene encoding uncharacterized protein LOC130912405, with protein MNGIKESDLGIETSYSSMIMDQMENVACQNNSQQMSAFEDCDLALETSHPSMTVDQLEIAAVPNNTQQMTTINDSASASETSHPSMSMDQTEISTCPNNTEQMTTINDSASASERSHPSMSMDQTEISTCPNNTEQMTTINDSASASEMSHPSMSMDQTEISTCPNNTEQMTTINDSALASETSTPSMDMDQTEISTCPNNTQQVLSPPSHLRLFFSILITSFVMMGTKFHDRIMWIGKGARFINCIQ; from the exons ATGAACGGCATTAAGGAGAGTGATTTGGGAATAGAGACCTCTTATTCCTCCATGATTATGGATCAGATGGAGAATGTTGCATGTCAAAACAACTCTCAACAG ATGTCCGCCTTTGAGGACTGTGATTTGGCTTTAGAGACCTCTCATCCCTCCATGACCGTTGATCAGTTAGAGATTGCTGCTGTTCCAAACAATACACAACAG ATGACCACCATTAATGACAGTGCCTCGGCTTCAGAGACCTCTCATCCTTCCATGAGTATGGATCAGACTGAGATCTCTACTTGTCCAAACAACACTGAACAG ATGACCACCATTAATGACAGTGCGTCGGCTTCAGAGAGGTCTCATCCTTCCATGAGTATGGATCAGACTGAGATCTCTACTTGTCCAAACAACACTGAACAG ATGACCACCATTAATGACAGTGCGTCGGCTTCAGAGATGTCTCATCCTTCCATGAGTATGGATCAGACTGAGATCTCTACTTGTCCAAACAACACTGAACAG ATGACCACCATTAATGACAGTGCCTTGGCTTCAGAGACCTCTACTCCTTCCATGGATATGGATCAGACGGAGATCTCTACTTGTCCAAACAACACTCAACAGGTACTCTCACCTCCATCACATTTgcggttatttttttccatcttaATAACTTCCTTTGTGATGATGGGCACTAAATTCCATGATAGAATCATGTGGATAGGTAAAGGAGCACGCTTCATTAATTGTATTCAGTAG